From Mustela nigripes isolate SB6536 chromosome 13, MUSNIG.SB6536, whole genome shotgun sequence, one genomic window encodes:
- the PNMA1 gene encoding paraneoplastic antigen Ma1: MAMTLLEDWCRGMDVNSQRALLVWGIPVNCDEAEIEETLQAAMPQVPYRVLGRMFWREENAKAALLELTGAVDYAAIPREMPGKGGVWKVVFKPPTSDAEFLERLHLFLAREGWTVQDVARVLGFQNPAPAPGPDMPAEMLNYILDNVIQPLVESIWYKKLTLFSGRDIPGPGEETFDPWLEHTHEVLEEWQVSDLEKRRRLMESLRGPAADVIRILKTNNPSITTAECLKALEQVFGSVESSRDAQVRFLNTYQNPGEKLSAYVIRLEPLLQKVVEKGAIDKDNVNQARLEQVIAGANHSGAIRRQLWLTGAGEGPAPNLFQLLVQIREEEAKEEEEEAEVALLQLGLEGHF, from the coding sequence ATGGCGATGACACTGTTGGAAGACTGGTGCAGAGGGATGGATGTGAACTCCCAGAGAGCCCTGCTGGTCTGGGGGATCCCAGTGAACTGTGATGAGGCTGAAATCGAGGAGACCCTCCAGGCTGCGATGCCTCAGGTGCCCTATCGAGTGCTTGGGAGAATgttttggagggaagagaatGCGAAAGCAGCCTTGTTAGAGCTCACTGGCGCTGTCGATTACGCCGCGATCCCCAGGGAGATGCCGGGGAAAGGAGGGGTCTGGAAAGTGGTCTTTAAACCCCCGACTTCCGATGCTGAGTTTTTAGAAAGGTTGCACCTCTTCCTGGCGAGAGAGGGGTGGACCGTGCAAGATGTTGCCCGCGTCCTTGGCTTTCAGAACCCCGCTCCCGCCCCAGGCCCAGATATGCCTGCAGAGATGCTAAACTATATTTTGGATAACGTTATTCAGCCTCTTGTTGAGTCCATATGGTACAAGAAGCTGACGCTCTTCTCGGGGAGGGACATCCCGGGGCCCGGGGAGGAGACCTTTGATCCCTGGCTGGAACACACTCATGAGGTTTTAGAGGAGTGGCAGGTGTCTGATTTAGAAAAGAGGCGGCGATTGATGGAGAGTCTTAGAGGCCCTGCCGCTGATGTCATCCGCATCCTCAAGACTAACAACCCTTCCATAACCACTGCCGAATGCCTGAAGGCACTCGAGCAGGTGTTTGGCAGCGTGGAGAGCTCTAGGGATGCGCAGGTCAGATTTCTGAACACTTACCAGAACCCGGGAGAGAAGTTGTCTGCCTATGTCATTCGTCTGGAGCCTCTTCTGCAGAAGGTGGTGGAGAAAGGGGCCATAGATAAGGATAACGTGAACCAGGCCCGCCTGGAACAGGTCATTGCAGGGGCCAACCACAGCGGGGCCATCCGAAGGCAGCTGTGGCTGacgggggctggggaagggcctGCCCCTAACCTCTTCCAGCTGCTGGTGCAGATCCGGGAGGAGGAggccaaggaggaggaggaggaggctgaggttgCCCTCCTGCAGTTAGGCCTGGAGGGGCACTTCTGA